DNA from Elaeis guineensis isolate ETL-2024a chromosome 2, EG11, whole genome shotgun sequence:
GGAGCCtgttcgttgtagaagctcgtttgtgatccatccactgtagaagttcgtacggagcccgacccttgtaggagctcggatgaagtccacctgcaatagaagttcagggtAGAGATCCGATTTTTGTAGGAATTCATCTGGAAtctatccgttgtagaagttcggacggagcccgacccttgtaggagttcggatgaagtccacctacaataGAAGTTCGGGGTAGAGATCCGACTTTTGTAGGAATtcatctgaaatccatccgttgtggaagttcggacgaagCCCGACCCTTGGATGAAAtctgaaaggcggtcgaccgccatagaaacttggatggagtctggttactgtagaagtccgaaagaagttcgaagtaaagtcgttcgtggctggaagaaatctaaaagagattcggagaatagtcgatcactgtaaaaaatcagctgatagtgaagtccagagagcatttggagcagttcggtagatgaataagggagctcattatcggagaaattcagatggtattatggaagctcggatggtcgagagagttcagaaagacgccatacaaagtcggaagccggaagagccctggaagggtcggccttttacaaacttcggttgggggtattttatacccaacaatgtccataataaaattgacgggttatatcttggatttcaattagtaaggttgatctAAATATGAGAAAAGTTGACCCTGAAATGAAGTgcaaggtattgataagttatgttgagtatactagatgattttgaaatattaaacttatatgattgaagatcacgatattttttctaatttcgatgataattatctgagtattataaattttgaacttattaaaaaaaaattaattagagtatGATCTAAGAAAGAATTGtatcatatgagagaaaaatatttttgagtattgaatctataaaaggatcatatatgaaatccgaatttagatgaaaaatatatacttagattttattacgagaatatgagatacacgtcttggtgaaatctttagttattcaaaatatcatatttagatgtaattttcttgatctttcaagttgcattgaatttcaagtcaaaaatttacttttctaagtggatctaggatattttgatattattattaaattaaatattaaaaaaattaattttattagaatatgatatataattatgataaaatttttaataattcatattaccatctttggattagattctttaattttcttgtgattgttgaagatgatgaagtatattaattattcaagtcaaagttcggatttctgaattgaacttagatatcttgctagtattaaattttgaatgacttatataagaGATAagatttgtatggatttatcgattaatattaagggtcatgatgaagagagctctacaagaaataattaagttgattctacttataaggatgttggcttgagtttttctagtttgtcaagttgaaattaattcttttaaaaagaaagattgatttagaaattatctaaatgattataAGGTAAACTAAATGTTAACTcaaattgattctagacatgttggattcttgaggaaTGATGAAGCTTttacaatgatttcaaacataagaagtggatcaagatttaattttgatgtactaTGCCCAAGGAGCAATAAagacaaagaaacttaaaattttgctctaaattttatgcagaatttgaaaattgaatccacctttgattgatctaatatacaaagatatttttatctttaataaacttatataatttaataaattaagattagagtgcgcagcaaaagcgtggtggattaaattgattaaaaaatattaattttttgattcaaaagatattacgatggaatacattagttgaaaataagaaaaaattttattgataatgaaagaatgctatagattttgacctaatctgatcatagtcggataatttttgtcagtaggttgcttcattatagataatgccaaaaaatcctagatatctcaagtttattaacagcttgatagttctgttattagttcaAACCTAAAATGtcttgacatagatctcatattttttcaaatttaatattattactcaaactgatatagaagattgagattttcttaagatgaaaatctatttattaaattaattgaaaggtcaagagaagaaagaaatcgatgattgtcaAGACCTTCCTTTATTTTTCCATCATAGGTAGTCTGAGACAATTATAAActttgagtggaatgtattaaaTAAATAACTAGAGTATTTTAATACAAGATCAAAATGTTactgttcttcaaaaaaaaaaattgagaaatcaataagaagggatgagtttgagatttcaaataatttttgttataacaagattataagaaataaataatatgtaagataTTATTGGAAGCGTGAGAATGACATgatgcatatatataatatagaatATATCTTAAACAATATAAGTTAATTTcaaggacgaaattatttgaagggggaagaatgtaacacccggcccaattgggcccagaatcagcccacaatccaaaaaaaaagaacggaaagaagactcctgatggaagtcttcttctctgatgaaTTTCGATCGGAGAAGGGTTCTAGGATCCTTAAAACTTtaggaccctctataaataagactcctcTCTTCCTCACGAGCCTCCACCGACGATCGTTAAGCTAAATTCCTCTCCTTTTTTTCGTGAAAGCTGCGGCTATCTCTTCTCGTATTCGTCAGAAATCGAAAGTCGAAGAGGCCATCGAAGCTCAGATAAAGAtccaatctttctttctctccctcttttctttctttccatgattttagactcctcgccggccgtcgggatcATCGAAAATTCTATAAAACATGAAACTCCTGTTCGGTCGgaaccttttcctctcttttccagcCACCGGTGCCGCCGGTTGCGGTGTCTCATCCTCGAGAtcggaccctcatctctctctctcttcttttgagTACTTGGCCACCAAcgaccggccaatgatcgaaaatcatgaagaaaagaGACGGATCCTCCattttttgagaaataaaaaaaaaaactttgccgATCGAACCTCGCTGTCGGCCAGCCTTGCTTCGTTACCGTCGATTGGATGCCACCGATCTCGTCGGAGCTCGGGTCCCTGGGGGGACCTCATCGGTCTTCCTCTGTTTCGACCCAAGAGGGGGtcgtgggaagaagaaggaaaagaaaaagaaaaggaaaaagagaaaaaaaaataaaaagaaaaaaataaaaaaataataattttctctctctcctctctctcctttctctcttttctctctcctctctctaccttctctctccatcttctctctctagattctctctttattttctctctctagacctttctctctttatgaattttgtctctctaggatctttctctccctctctgattgcatcacggatcctaggataaacttgaaatgaaaatatgatgatttgagattgctctgaaattcgtgcagtagattgaaTTCCAATTCGATCCTTactcgaaatttataacatcgatcatagttaatccatattgagtcaccttgatatgatctctaataatctcgatcatgattgcctcatttgaaagatataaagattttctcttcattttctctctctactttctctctctaaaattttctctctcttcatgggatttttctctttaaaaatttTGTGGACCAATAGAGGATCGAGATACATAGATAAATCTCGATTTTAGGTAATCCTAGGAGAAGTTctggatttgtgttattaggatcgattatcaataattttttcatatatgatttttatatttgatcaggatcatgaagagatacgattatttgcatatgatatcgagtggaatatcttgttagagaaattcataaatcaaagaagaacattgatttttatatttggatcagtcatcagtaaagataagaatctctgtatatgatcactattatatatactattttatcgttgatcttgcattattggttttacattgttggatttgagattgatgaGTTTGTTATATCCGAGATACCATTATTTGcttatttgattttgagtatgagtatattatgtcaatatatatatatcagaaaaTGATGGCATgagtatatggatatgacatatctaaattgatcataatataagttgaaattgatttgatgaaatcaacataattaaataaaaaaaaatatatgatatagACTAATCTTGTCATGTAGAACAGCCCGTCAGAAGCTTATGACTgaaacagccggtcaggagcttatgcttggaacAGCCCCCACTgacttataggtggatcagccaATCAGAAGCTCATGCCTGAGACAGTCGGTCAAGAACTCATCCtaagacagccttgaaaggcttttaagtgaaaattgattcggatgataactgaggtatagacttgattagtccagagccagaaagaaaaaattaaaaattatgtgactatgaaaaaaaaatgaaagataagacatgaaataattattgaataaaaatatttcacctATTAACACACGATGATGCATCTACTTTAACAAGATAGAaaatttatagatgtttgcagtattctaaaTATTGAACATAAGATTTTGTGTTTTATTACTtactcttattttcagattatattattatatcgatgtgatatgaaaattcttactaaactataaagctcacacccattcatctttctttttcttctcagagttacaggatgctcatgattgactGTGGTATGGATTTGCGGATGACTAGATGTATGATAGAGTGTCATGATACctaatcagaggattgaaaaaatttaatttataattatataaattttactagttattattgaaattagatattatgaatGTTGAGGTTGTAAGGAATTATTTTTGACCTTTCAAATTTTTTAGGACTTACTTTAAGGAGTATGCGACCATCACATATTCGAGCCGATTGTTGGATTCGGGGTGTGACATAGATAACACTTGTCTAATCCTTTTGAAGCCTATTTGAAGGACAATTTAGTGCATCTTCAAGAAGTGAAACAACAGTAGCAGAGCACGAAGGATCGATGCTTGAATCAGCCAAAGCATAGGCTTTCAAAAACAAAGCCTCAAATGACCTTTGAATGGAGATTGCCTCCTCTGCTTTCTGCAGTCCTTCTTTACAGTGACCAGTATCATATAGAATCCAACCCTCATAGACAAGACGTTCATATTCAGTCAGTGCATGTCGTCGTGCAAGCTGTAGGCTATGCATTGCTGCATCAGGACAATTCAATCTgctcaaccaaaaaaaaatcctCTATTTGCAGTGGTTCAAATGTAAATAGAAAATTGATAAACTATAGAGTAACATGCCTAAATTCTAGCATAAGAAGAGTATGAAGTAGTGAAAATTTACCTCAGACGAAGTAAAGACTGCCTGAAGTACAAGACCCCTTTTGCAGCATCTGATTCAAGCATCTTATAGATAACTGAAAGGGAACCAATGTCATCTACTGATGACCACCGATCATAAAGTTGCAGCCAACAATCTGCAGTGGTCCACTGTTCAACATGCTCTCCAACGAGCATACGCAACTGGGAAGCAGCAACACGCCCTCCAAACATTCGATACTCTGGAGACAGTGTAAGAATTGTTTGGATGTCACAAAGTGCAGCTTTGTAATCTTCGAGAGCCAAATAGAAACAAAATCGGAGTTCCATGCACGCTAAAGCCAGCTTAAAACCTAGAACACGGTTAATCTCTGCTAGGGCAAGTTTGGCATCTTGTTTCCTCATCAAAGATGCTGCTCGATACATGTAAGGATAAACAAGAGTGGGGTCCAACTCCGTTGCTTTGTCAAGGTCCTCCAACTTTCTATCTCTTTCTGAATATAGAGATCTCTCTTGATACATCCATCCAAGTGGTGGATTACCTGATATCACAGAGCTGAGCTTCTCataagatgaaagcttatagccTTTAATACAAGCCAGTCTGGCCAATCCAGCAACAGAATAGACATGCCCAGCAGCAAAAGCAGCATCAAAATGATGCTCCGCTTCACCATACTCTATTCTCAAAAACCTAACACATCAGTTGGATGATaaatgataagtgatatatttttatatttattataaatatttttaataatttatgatgttagcattttttttaaatttaatttcataaatttattaattttttttgaaaaataaataattttttaaaaaatataaaattagatatatttatgaaaaataagatgttaatttaattgaacaatttaagcatcaaaatgaagaaaaatttttgaaaaatataatacatatttttttcaatttttcagataaaaatcggaACAAAAATGGAGTCAAAATAcctttaaaaaatcttaaaaatagtcTACGGTGCATGGTAGaccagtcggtcggtccacagagccagggcgcggaCCACCAGAAATaatacgcggtccacaggcgcgGCTCACAGCGAGATAAAAATTctgggtgcgatccaacggctgacattcaTCCCAACCtagatccgacggtcagcatccattgtcggtttataagaggaaTTTTTGCGCGATCTAATGATCGAAAACacatccatcatcagatccaaCGGCTGATGACGCTCCtgattttgaataggagatcagacaCGCTGATCGACGGATCATATCTCATCTGAAGCACGATCGAACGATCAGAATCGAATccaaccctgataaggagtaaaaggctgatttttgggctgatctgaacggtccaatccaaatccgatggtaGAAATATTTCTAGGAGATTAATAcgttttctaaagattttaggactccttttgtgatcaaaaaaatatgaaaaaatcatctataaataggaggtccaggaataagctttATGAGGAGAAACaatcagagaaaaaataagaaaaaaatagagaaaaaattcaaagagctttagggatcaattattgagagattatggagctagagagtttgatgcatggctaaaacCCTTCAATTcagaaatatgatgaagcctgtaaataaatttttatttttttctttttgtatttaatttttatacaataaaattttacttttattttatatctttttattttcttttaagatattaatccagcctacacggcctataccttcTCTTGACGTACCGTGATATctagatacggtacgtgctttgaaaagatagatcgtagtatgtgaAATTAAactttagatcttgtaattgaatttagataatttatactccaacaggacaagctgtgatctactgatacagttcgtatcccttagagataaactatattaataccataattataagaattaaatattataatataaaaaaaaagaagaaaataaatttctttgtatggtggattcagaattcctggattatttctttaaattattttctttcataatttaatttacacttttgatttcttgctattctatttcttgttaatccttctacaatcaattttctttctatttcttcttaaaagaaaaagataatcatcctagatccTCGTGAAAACGatctctactcaccctatctatatagtttgagttagtt
Protein-coding regions in this window:
- the LOC105055477 gene encoding LOW QUALITY PROTEIN: ETO1-like protein 1 (The sequence of the model RefSeq protein was modified relative to this genomic sequence to represent the inferred CDS: substituted 1 base at 1 genomic stop codon), translating into MYQERSLYSERDRKLEDLDKATELDPTLVYPYMYRAASLMRKQDAKLALAEINRVLGFKLALACMELRFCFYLALEDYKAALCDIQTILTLSPEYRMFGGRVAASQLRMLVGEHVEQWTTADCWLQLYDRWSSVDDIGSLSVIYKMLESDAAKGVLYFRQSLLRLRLNCPDAAMHSLQLARRHALTEYERLVYEGWILYDTGHCKEGLQKAEEAISIQRSFEALFLKAYALADSSIDPSCSATVVSLLEDALNCPSNRLQKDXTSALNLGSVYVDRGKLDLAADCYISALKIRHTRAHQGLARVHFLENDEMTKLIEMARNNASAYEKRSEYCDSRTKEDLQMVTQLDPLRVYSYRYRAAVLMDNHKEKEAIAELTRAIALKADLHLLHLRAAFHEHIGDVSSALRDCRAALSLDPNHQEMLELHRRVNSQDP